The sequence AACGCGGCGGCGACGAGCTGCTGCACGTTCCGGATCAGGCCGTCGGTGATCCCCGCCAGGACGACGGCGAAGATCACGGTAGCGGGGAGCAGCACGACGGACCAGAAGGAGCGGACCAGCAGGGCCAGCAGGAAGCCGAGGGCGAACAGTTGGACCTGCAGGTCGAACCGGCTGATGGTGAAGCCGTCCGGAAATCCGAGCACGAAGTACCCGAAGACGAACGCGGCGATGTACCCCGCCGCACCGAGGATCTGGCCGAGCCGGGCCGCCACAGATCTGCTCCTCTCCTCCACGCACCGCGCCCCTGCGCCACCGTGCGCAGTGCCCGGCCAAGTGTTGCACAGGTCGCGCGGGCGTGGTGGGTGGCCAGGCAACCCGGCTCCGCCGCAGCAGATGTCTACGCCGTCGCCGGCTCCCAGCGCCAGCCCTCACCGTGCGGCGTGACACGGCCGAGGCCGGGGAAGGGGAAGTGGTAGACGAACAGCAGCGCGTCGTCAGCGGCTGCCTCCGCGAAGAAGCGTCGCCGTGTCGCCTCTGCCAGCGCCCGGTCCTGGTCGAGGGCGGCCCCCCACGACGGGCGCTCCAGGTGGAGCGGGTTGAGCGCGACATCCATCGGCAGCAGCACGCGCTCGTTGCCGGAGGAGATCGCCAGGGCCATGTGGTGGAGAGTATGCCCCGGTGCCGGGATCGCCTCGACGCCGGGGGCAATTTCTCCCGGCCGGTTGATGAGGTCGAGCTGGCCCGCGATCGGCTGGAGGTGTCGCCGCGCGAAGTCGGCCATCACCGCTTCGAGCTGACCGAGGCCGTAGATCGACCCGGCCGCGAGGCGGTTGAGGACCGTCTCATCGGTCCAGAAGCGCCACTCATCCTCCCACATGACATACCGTGCCGCCGGGAAGGCAGGCCGGCCCTCGGCGTCGACGTTGCCGCCGATGTGGTCGGGGTGGGCGTGGGTGATGATCACGGTGTCGATGTCGCGCGGCTCGTACCCCGCGGCACGCAGGCTCTCCTGCAGCTTCCCGGTCGTCGGCGCGAAGGGGCCCATGCCGGTGTCCACCAGGATGCGCTGCCCGCCGGTCTCAATCAGCAGGCAGTTCATGTTCGACGGGACATCCGCGGGGATACCGCGCTCTGCAAGCTCGCGCTCCCGCTCCTCCTCCGGCGCCCCGGCGAAGACCGACGCCGCCGGGAAGGCCGCGCCGCCGTCGCTGATTAGGGTGCAGGTAATCGATCCGACCGAAAAGCGGTGGATGGCCGCGGACATGGCACGCCTCCTCTCACGCATCCCCGGCACCACTCCGCGCAAGAGGGTACACGACCCCGCGCCCGCCCGCAAGGCGCTGCGGCGGGGTATGATGCCGCGCGGGGCGGCGAGGCTGCCCGAGAGGTGGAGGAGGTTCAGATCCTGTGAGGAAGCGATACGCCATCAGCGTGGACGTTGGGGGGACGTTCACGGACTTCGTGCTGTTCGATCAGGAGGCGGGCACGCCTGCCGCGTTTCATAAGGTGCTGACCGATGCGGAGCGTCCGGCCCGTGCGGTCGTGACCGGCTGGCGGGAGATCCTGGAGATGGTCGGGGCGACCTCGGCCGATGTCGACCACGCGGTGCATAGCACGACCATCGTGACCAACGCCATCGTCGAGCGCCGTGGCGCCAGGACCGCGCTCATCACCACCCGCGGCTTCCGCGACGTGCTGGAGATCGGCATCGAGCAGCTCTACGACATCTACGACCTCTTCGCACCCTACCCGCAGCCGCTCGTGCCGCGCGAGCTGCGCTGTGAGGTCGATGAACGGATCACCCGCGACGGCGAGGTGCTGCGCCCGCTGGACGAGGAGGCGGCCCGCGCGCTGGTGGACGAGTTGGCGGCCGCGGGGGTGGAGTCGATCGCGGTGGCGCTGATCCACGCCTACCGTAACCCCGTGCACGAGCGGAGACTGGCGGAGATCATCGCTGAGACCCACCCGGAGATCACCGTCTCGCTTTCGTCGCGCGTTGCCCCGCTGATCGGGGAATATGAGCGGACCTCCACTGTGGCGGCGGATGCCTACGTCAAGCCGTTGCTGCGACGCTACCTGACCGACCTGATGGAGCAGCTCCGGGCGCTGGGGTACGAGCGGGATCTCTCGATGATGCTCTCCTCCGGCGGGATCACGACGGTCGAGGCGGCGATGGAGTTCCCGATCCGGTTGCTGGAGTCGGGTCCGGCTGCGGGCGCCTTCGCGGCCGGGTTCTACGGCCGGCTGGCCGGGCACGAGCATGTCCTCTCGCTCGACATGGGCGGGACCACCGCCAAGGCGTGCCTGATCGAAAACGGCGCGCCGACCGTGGCCGGGATGCTGGAGGCGGACCGCATGCACCGCTTCAAGCCCGGCAGCGGGCTGCCGATCATGGCGCCGACGGTCGACCTGATCGAAATCGGCGCCGGAGGCGGGAGCATCGCCCACGTCAACAACCTCGGGCTCATGCAGGTGGGACCCCAGAGCGCCGAGTCGAACCCGGGTCCGGCCTGCTACGCGCTCGGCGGTGAAGAGCCGACGGTGACCGACGCCAACGTGCTGCTCGGCTACCTCGACCCCAACTACTTCCTGGGCGGCCGGATGGCGCTCGAGCCGGAGCGGGCGCGCACCGCCGTGGTCGAACGATTGGCGAAGCCGCTGGGGCTCGACCCGATCGACGCGGCCTGGGGCATCCACGCCATCGTCAATGAGAACATGGCTCAGGCAGCGCGGACGCACCTGATCGAGCGCAACCGCGACCCGCGGAGCGTTGCGGTGGTGGCCTTCGGCGGCGCGGGCCCGGCCCACGCGGCGGAGGTGGCCCGCATCCTGGGCATCCGGCAGGTGATCGTGCCGATGGGCGCCGGGGTCGGCTCGGCGATCGGCGCGTTGACCGCCCCGATGGCCCTCCCCTTTGTCCGCTCGCACATGACGCTGCTCGACGACTGCGACTGGGCGCTGGTGCACGCGCTCTACGACGAGATGCGGGAGGAGGCACGGCGCGCGTTCGCCGCGACGGGGAACGTCGAGGCCGCGCGCTACCGCCTGGCGGCGGACATGCGCTTCGCCGGGCAGTACCACGAGCTGCGGGTGGACCTGCCGGAGGACGCGCTCGGCCCGGCAGGCGCCCGCGCGATCGAAGCGGCCTTCCGGGAGGGCTATGCCGCCACCTACGGGCGGGCGCCGAGCGGGCTGGGCATCGAGGTGCTCAACTGGCACCTGATCGCCGAGCTGCCGCGCCCCGCTTTCACGCTGGCGGCCGAGGCGTGCCACGAGCGTGACCCGCGCACGGCCCTGAAGGGCGGGCGCCCGGTCTACTTCCCGAGGCCGGAAGCCGGGTACCGCCCCTGCCCTGTGTACGACCGCTACCGGCTGGAGCCGGGCGCGGCCTTCGACGGGCCGGGCATCATCGAGGAGCGCGAGGCGACCATCGTGGTGCCGCCCGAGTGGCGCGTCACCATCGACGGCTATCGGAACGTGATCCTGGAGCGCACGGAAGGCGAGGGGGCGCGATGACGCGGGCACGGACGTTCGACCCGGTCAGCCTGGAGATCATGTGGAGCCGGCTGATCGGCATTGCGGACGACATGTGGACCACGGTCCTGCGGACTGCCGTCTCCACCATCATCGGCGCCGCCCAGGACTTCGGCTGCGAGATCCTCGACGCCGAGGGCCACTCGGTGGCGCACTCCAACCGGAGCATGCCGGTGTTCAACATCGTCATGCCGACGGTGACACGTGCGGTGATCGAGCGCTACCCGGTCGAGACCATGCGGCCAGGGGACGTGTTCGTCACCAACGACCCGTGGCTCTGCGCCGGGCACCTGGATGACATCGCCACCATCACCCCGGTCTTCCACGGGGGGCGCGTCGTCGCCTTCGCCGTAACCGTCGCCCACACCTCCAGCATCGGCGGCGCGCTGGCGCGGCGCACCGTGCGCGACATTTACGAGGAGGGCCTGCGCATCCCCCTGTTGAAGCTCTATGACGCAGGCGAACTCAACGAGACGGCCTGGGCATTCATCCGCGAGAACGTCCGCACGGCCGATATGGTGCTCACCGACATCGAGGCGACCCTCACCGCGAACGACCTCGGTGCCCGCCGCATCGTCGCTTTCCTGGAGGAGTACGGCCTGCCCGACCTGGTGGACGTCGCTCGGGCGATCCAGGAGCACTCGGAGCGGGCCATGCGGGAGGCGATCCGGGCGCTCCCCGACGGCGACTATGAGCATGAAGTGTGGGCCGACGGGCTGGACGAGCCGGTGCACCTGCGCTGCCGGGTCACGGTGCGCGGCGACGAGATCACGGTCGACTACGCCGGGAGCGACCCCGAGCGCCCGCGCGGCGGGATCAACTGCACACTGACCTATACCAAGGCGCACACGGTCTACCCCCTGAAGTGCCTGCTCTCGCCGACCGTTCCGGCCAACGAGGGTACCTTCCGGCCGTTCACCATCACAGCGCCGGAGGGCTCGATCCTCAACTGCCGGGTGCCGGCCTCGGTCGGCTCGCGTGTGCGCACCGGCTGGCACATCCACTCGCTCCTCTTCGGGGCGCTGGAGCGTGCGCTGCCCGACCGGGTGCAGGCCGGCAACGGCCTGATGAACTCGGTCCATGTCTACGGCCAGGAGCCGAATGGCCGCTTCTACAACGCGCACTTCTTCATCGCCGGGGGGCGCGGCGCCAGCCGCGGGCGGGACGGTATCGGACGGAACTGCTTCCCGAGCAGCGCCCGCAACGTCCCGGTCGAGGTTTTCGAAGCCCGCACCCCGGTGCTGATCCACACCCGAGAACTGCGGGAGGACTCGGCCGGCCGGGGGCAGTGGCGGGGTGCCTTCGGCCACCGGCTTGAGATGGGTGTGCTCCCCGGCTACCCAGCCCCGGTCTCCTTCTTCATCGACCCGGATCGACTGCGCTTCCCGCCGCGTGGCCTGAGCGGCGGCGAGGACGGCCCGCTGACTGAGGTTCTGGTCAACGGCCGGCGCCTGACGCCCGAGGAGATCGGTGCGGGGCAGATCACCCTGTCCGGCCCGGACGAGCGCCTGGTGCTCCACATCCCCGGTGGCGGCGGCTATGGCCCACCCGACCAGCGTGACCCTGCCCTGATCGAGGCGGACATCCGCTCCGGGCTGGTGACGCCGACTGGTGCCGCGGTCGGCTCCTAGCCGCATCGTCGCCAGCCGGGGCGCCTGTGGGAGCGCCGGCCTCCCGGCCGGCCCCTGTCCCGTGCCCTTCCCTCCCAGCGGCGGCGAGGAGTAGCGGGGGAGGGGAGAGCCGTGTGCCGCGCGGAGCCGCCCGTCACGTGGCCTGTCCGGTAGGGGAGGGCCTGGTGCCCTCCCGCGTTCCCCTCGACGATGACGGCGGGCGGTACTCCGTTCGATAAGCCCCGCCCCGAGCGGCGATGTGTCATCCTGGGAGGAGCGAAGGATCTCTTCGCGAACCCTGGATGCCCACGTCACCATGTCGGACGACGGCGGCCGTACCCGGGCTGACTCCACCCGTTGACGGCCCTCCGGGCACGCGGAATACTGGCCGCACGATCGCATACGAGAACCGTGCCGAGAAGGAGGACAAGCGCATGGCCGGGTTGGTCTTCGCCTGCGTGGTGCCGCATGGGTTCCCGATCATCCCCGATCTGAGCGACGACGCCGAAGGCGCGCTCGCGACCCGGGCGGCGATGGAGGAGGTTGGACGCCGCTGCGCCGCAGCCCGCCCCGACGTGCTGGTCGTCGCGACGCCGCACGGGACCCGCGTCGACAACACGATCTGCCTGGCGTCCGTCGCCCGCGGCGCCGGGACTCTCCGCTGGGAGGGCCGCCAGGTCGAGATGAACGTCCCGGTCGACGGCCCGATGACCGACCTGATCGCCGAGCGGGCGGCCGCGCGCGGCATCCCCATCGCGCGGGCCAGCTTCGCGGGCAACCGGCGCGACCAGAGCGTGATCCCGCTCGACTGGGGCACGATCACCCCGCTCTGGTTCCTGGGCCATGGGCGCAACCTGGTCGGGCACGGCGACGTGCTGGCGCCGGAGCCGGAGGAGGACGCCGGCCCGCCGGTGGTCATCGCCGCGCCGTCGCGCCTGCTGCCGCGCGAGACGATGGTCGAGTTCGGCACGGCCGTCGCCGAGGCCGCGGCGCAGAGCGGGCGTCGGGTGGCGTTCGTCGCATCCTGTGACTGGGCACACACGCACAAGGAGAGCGGCCCCTACGGCTACCACCCGGCGGCGGCCAAGGTCGATGCCGCGGTCGTGGCCGCGCTCCGGGACAACGACCCGGGCCGGCTGATCACGCTGCCCGAGGACGAGGTGCAGCACGCCGCCATCGACGGGCTGTGGCAGACGCTCATGCTCGCCGGTGCCATGGCCCACACGCCGATGCGGGGCGAGCTCCTGAGCTACGAGGCGCCCTCCTACTACAGCATGATCGTCGCGACGTTCGAGCCGGTGGGGTGAGGGAGCACTGAGCGTAGGCCGAGCAGCAGCCGGGGACGAAAGCCACAGGGCTACCAGGCCGAGGATCCCCTGAAGGGCCGGGGTGCCGCTCCTGGCACCCCGGCCTCTAAGTCGGAGCCGAGGAGAGCGCCTTTCGAGCGCCCGCGTCCGAGGGCGTTGGGCACGTTGCGCGGAATGTTATGCGCGCCGGAATGCCTCGCCGAGATGGGTCTGCTGCACGGCCGCGACCTGCGGTGCTCGGCGCTGCGCCTCAGTCGGGGTTGGCAGCTCCTCGGCGAGGAACAGCTCCCCGGCAACGATCTCATCGAGCAGAGCCTCCTGCTCCGGTTCCAGCGCCAACACCCCTTCCAGCACCCAAAGCAGCTCGAGCAGCTCCTTGGTCATCTCCCACGTCCAGCGCTCGGGACGAATGTCGTCCAGCGGCGAGGACTTGCGCCCGGCCCGCTCCCGCATGCGGTATCCGAGCCACGACCGCACTACGTTCAGTCCCGAGACCTCATAGTCCCAGATGCGGGGATCAACCCGCTCGATTACACCTTCGCCGACATGGAGCTCTTGCGCGCTGGCATCGTAGCGGACGTCCTGTTGGAGGCTGACGGGGTATTTCTCGGGGTCGCTCGGGATCGCGAC is a genomic window of Sphaerobacter thermophilus DSM 20745 containing:
- a CDS encoding MBL fold metallo-hydrolase translates to MSAAIHRFSVGSITCTLISDGGAAFPAASVFAGAPEEERERELAERGIPADVPSNMNCLLIETGGQRILVDTGMGPFAPTTGKLQESLRAAGYEPRDIDTVIITHAHPDHIGGNVDAEGRPAFPAARYVMWEDEWRFWTDETVLNRLAAGSIYGLGQLEAVMADFARRHLQPIAGQLDLINRPGEIAPGVEAIPAPGHTLHHMALAISSGNERVLLPMDVALNPLHLERPSWGAALDQDRALAEATRRRFFAEAAADDALLFVYHFPFPGLGRVTPHGEGWRWEPATA
- a CDS encoding aromatic ring-opening dioxygenase subunit LigB codes for the protein MAGLVFACVVPHGFPIIPDLSDDAEGALATRAAMEEVGRRCAAARPDVLVVATPHGTRVDNTICLASVARGAGTLRWEGRQVEMNVPVDGPMTDLIAERAAARGIPIARASFAGNRRDQSVIPLDWGTITPLWFLGHGRNLVGHGDVLAPEPEEDAGPPVVIAAPSRLLPRETMVEFGTAVAEAAAQSGRRVAFVASCDWAHTHKESGPYGYHPAAAKVDAAVVAALRDNDPGRLITLPEDEVQHAAIDGLWQTLMLAGAMAHTPMRGELLSYEAPSYYSMIVATFEPVG
- a CDS encoding hydantoinase B/oxoprolinase family protein codes for the protein MTRARTFDPVSLEIMWSRLIGIADDMWTTVLRTAVSTIIGAAQDFGCEILDAEGHSVAHSNRSMPVFNIVMPTVTRAVIERYPVETMRPGDVFVTNDPWLCAGHLDDIATITPVFHGGRVVAFAVTVAHTSSIGGALARRTVRDIYEEGLRIPLLKLYDAGELNETAWAFIRENVRTADMVLTDIEATLTANDLGARRIVAFLEEYGLPDLVDVARAIQEHSERAMREAIRALPDGDYEHEVWADGLDEPVHLRCRVTVRGDEITVDYAGSDPERPRGGINCTLTYTKAHTVYPLKCLLSPTVPANEGTFRPFTITAPEGSILNCRVPASVGSRVRTGWHIHSLLFGALERALPDRVQAGNGLMNSVHVYGQEPNGRFYNAHFFIAGGRGASRGRDGIGRNCFPSSARNVPVEVFEARTPVLIHTRELREDSAGRGQWRGAFGHRLEMGVLPGYPAPVSFFIDPDRLRFPPRGLSGGEDGPLTEVLVNGRRLTPEEIGAGQITLSGPDERLVLHIPGGGGYGPPDQRDPALIEADIRSGLVTPTGAAVGS
- a CDS encoding hydantoinase/oxoprolinase family protein; amino-acid sequence: MRKRYAISVDVGGTFTDFVLFDQEAGTPAAFHKVLTDAERPARAVVTGWREILEMVGATSADVDHAVHSTTIVTNAIVERRGARTALITTRGFRDVLEIGIEQLYDIYDLFAPYPQPLVPRELRCEVDERITRDGEVLRPLDEEAARALVDELAAAGVESIAVALIHAYRNPVHERRLAEIIAETHPEITVSLSSRVAPLIGEYERTSTVAADAYVKPLLRRYLTDLMEQLRALGYERDLSMMLSSGGITTVEAAMEFPIRLLESGPAAGAFAAGFYGRLAGHEHVLSLDMGGTTAKACLIENGAPTVAGMLEADRMHRFKPGSGLPIMAPTVDLIEIGAGGGSIAHVNNLGLMQVGPQSAESNPGPACYALGGEEPTVTDANVLLGYLDPNYFLGGRMALEPERARTAVVERLAKPLGLDPIDAAWGIHAIVNENMAQAARTHLIERNRDPRSVAVVAFGGAGPAHAAEVARILGIRQVIVPMGAGVGSAIGALTAPMALPFVRSHMTLLDDCDWALVHALYDEMREEARRAFAATGNVEAARYRLAADMRFAGQYHELRVDLPEDALGPAGARAIEAAFREGYAATYGRAPSGLGIEVLNWHLIAELPRPAFTLAAEACHERDPRTALKGGRPVYFPRPEAGYRPCPVYDRYRLEPGAAFDGPGIIEEREATIVVPPEWRVTIDGYRNVILERTEGEGAR